Proteins encoded in a region of the Nicotiana tomentosiformis chromosome 9, ASM39032v3, whole genome shotgun sequence genome:
- the LOC138899301 gene encoding uncharacterized protein — MADVPKYDGISDPQDHITAYTPVVKANNLAPHEIESVLLKKFRETLMRGALTWYSLLPEHSIDSFEILADSFIKTHAGARKVPARKADIFKIAQGESDLLLEFVTWFQKERMLLPVVPDEWAAEAFTKVLNHRSSDASRKLKESLLEFQATTWVDVHNLYESKIKLKMIRINGHQTGDCRHLREEVATLLKNVHLREFLSDWAKNNYGRNRDNAKPSKAGEDPPRQTINMIFGGNEINRVTFLAAKKMKVSITHSNKLREVAEDDITFTEEDTDGLLLPHNDAMVDP, encoded by the exons ATGGCCGACGTGCCGAAGTATGATGGAATTTCAGACCCTCAGGATCATATTACTGCCTATACACCGGTGGTGAAGGCGAACAatttagctccccacgagattgaatctgttttgctgaagaaattcagAGAGACTCTCAtgaggggagccttgacgtggtattcgttgttacccgagcattccatagattcctttgagattcTCGCAGACTCTTTTATTAAGACCCATGCTGGGGCTAGAAAGGTGCcggcccgaaaggccgacatattcaaaattgcacaaggagagtccgaTTTGCTGCTGGAATTTGTCACTTGGTTCCAAAAAGAGAGGATGTTGCTCCCGGTTGTtccggatgaatgggcggctgaagcattcaccaaggttCTGAATCATAGAAGTTCTGACGCTTCccgaaaattgaaggaaagcttgCTTGAGTTCCAAGCGACAACTTGGGTGGATGTCCACAACCTGTACGAGTCTAAGATAAAATTGAAGATGATCAG GATAAATGGCCACcagactggggactgccgacatctgcgTGAAGAGGTGGCAACACTACTGAAAAATGTTCATCTCAGAGAGTTCTTAAGTGACTGGGCTAAGAACAACTACGGTCGCAACCGTGATAACGCGAAGCcctcaaaagcaggagaagatcccccgCGCCAGACGATTAACATGATCTTCGGGGGAAACGAAATTAATAGGGTCACCTTCTTGGCAGCAAAAAAGATGAAGGTATCAATAACCCATAGCAACAAACTCCGGGAAGTCGCTGAAGAcgacatcactttcacggaggaagacacAGACGGACTGTTGCTACCGCACAACGATGCtatg GTAGATCCATGA